In one window of Henckelia pumila isolate YLH828 chromosome 1, ASM3356847v2, whole genome shotgun sequence DNA:
- the LOC140864370 gene encoding protein FAR1-RELATED SEQUENCE 5-like, whose amino-acid sequence MEENSDDDQIYMPEVVDERKPKIGMEFGSVDEAFLFYNHYAREAGFSTRINNSKKDKITNEVVWKQFVCSKEGHTDEKKKQPSDEKRRKERARGQVRTGCRSKISIVKAQSGTNWAVSAFQESHNHPLSTPSKQIWLLEIEYGGSEHIGCTETDIRNFERDLKNEQKDSEKRLNRCFWADAVSRRTYSAFGDVFVFDTTYNTNKYGMIFAPLVGVNHHHQTIVFGCGFLSDEKTESFIWLLNKFVEAMPTGAPNVIITDQDPAMTKAIAQVFPQTMHRYCLWHILNKFSEKLDPMTFRDHYQSIKHVIENSTTPDEFVSSWEEAMKCAKLEGNDWLQLMYDLRKKWVPAYLNHVFVAGMSSNQRSESSHSFFKRYVSKKNSLVDFIIRFNRALKHQRHNELVSDHVDRNECPKIKGNLPMEHQMVKVYTKKK is encoded by the exons ATGGAAGAAAACAGTGATGATGATCAGATATACATGCCCGAAGTTGTAGATGAGAGAAAACCCAAAATTGGGATGGAATTTGGCTCAGTAGATGAGGCTTTTTTGTTCTATAACCATTATGCTCGAGAAGCTGGATTTAGCACGAGAATCAACAATAGCAAAAAAGATAAGATTACAAATGAGGTTGTTTGGAAACAATTTGTATGCTCTAAAGAAGGGCATACCGATGAGAAGAAGAAACAACCAAGTGATGAGAAACGAAGAAAAGAAAGAGCTCGTGGTCAAGTGAGAACTGGTTGCCGATCAAAAATTTCAATTGTGAAGGCACAAAGTGGAACAAACTGGGCTGTCAGTGCTTTTCAGGAGAGTCATAATCATCCACTATCGACTCCTTCAAAG CAAATTTGGTTATTGGAGATTGAGTATGGAGGGTCTGAACATATTGGTTGCACAGAAACAGATATTAGAAACTTTGAGAGAGATCTGAAAAATGAACAAAAAG ATTCAGAAAAGAGATTAAATAGGTGTTTTTGGGCGGATGCTGTATCAAGGAGGACATACAGTGCATTTGGTGATGTATTTGTGTTTGACACGACGTATAACACCAACAAATATGGGATGATTTTTGCACCACTTGTAGGAgttaatcatcatcatcaaacgATTGTTTTTGGTTGTGGATTTCTAAGTGATGAGAAAACCGAGTCTTTTATTTGGCTGCTTAACAAGTTTGTAGAAGCCATGCCTACAGGTGCACCAAACGTGATCATTACTGACCAGGATCCTGCTATGACGAAAGCCATTGCACAAGTTTTCCCACAAACAATGCATCGATATTGTTTGTGGCACATACTGAACAAGTTCTCAGAGAAATTAGACCCTATGACTTTTCGTGACCACTATCAAAGCATCAAGCATGTCATCGAAAATTCAACAACACCAGATGAATTTGTGAGTTCTTGGGAAGAGGCCATGAAATGTGCTAAACTGGAGGGAAATGATTGGTTACAACTGATGTATGATTTGAGAAAGAAGTGGGTGCCAGCatatcttaatcatgtttttgttGCTGGAATGTCAAGTAATCAAAGATCTGAAAGTTCTCATTCATTTTTTAAGAGGTATGTCTCCAAGAAGAACTCGTTGGTGGATTTTATAATCCGTTTCAATAGAGCACTCAAACATCAAAGGCACAATGAGTTAGTTTCCGACCATGTTGATAGAAATGAGTGTCCGAAGATCAAAGGAAATTTGCCAATGGAACATCAGATGGTTAAGGtgtatacaaaaaaaaaatag